The following DNA comes from Acidimicrobiales bacterium.
CTCCGTCCAAGGTCTTCTGCGTCGGGCTCAACTACCTCCGCCACCTGCTGGAGACCGGCCGGGGGGCGGAGGCGCCGTCCCACCCGACCCTGTTCGCCAAGTTCGCCGACGCCCTGACCGGGCCGTTCGACGACGTGGTGCTGCCGGCGGCGTCGGCGGGCGTCGACTGGGAGGCCGAGCTGGTGGTCGTCGTGGGGTCCACCGTCCGCGCCGCCGACCGGAGGGCGGCGGCGGGGGCCATAGCCGGCTTCACCGTCGGCAACGACGTCAGCATGCGCGACTGGCAGCGGCGCACGACCCAGTGGCTCCAGGGCAAGACGTGGGAGGCGTCGTCCCCCGTCGGGCCGTTCCTGGTCACCCTCGACGAGCTCGGCGGTCCCGCCCCCGACCTGGCGATCTCGTGCCGGGTCGACGGGGAGACGATGCAGGACGCCCGGACGTCGGACCTGCTCTTCGATCCCGTCGACGTGGTCGCCTACGCCAGCACCGTGACCACGCTGCGGCCCGGAGACCTCATCTTCACCGGCACGCCCGACGGGGTCGGCGGGGCGCGCCAGCCTCCTGTGTTCCTGGAGGACGGCCAGGTGGTGACGACCCGCATCGAAGGGGTGGGGGAGATGGTGAACCGGTTCGTGGCCGAGAAGCCGGCCGCCGGGTAGTCCCGCCGGATCGTTACGATCTCACTGTGCCCCCCGCCGCCGACGTCGAAGAGGCCCTCCGGCCCATGGC
Coding sequences within:
- a CDS encoding fumarylacetoacetate hydrolase family protein, whose product is PSKVFCVGLNYLRHLLETGRGAEAPSHPTLFAKFADALTGPFDDVVLPAASAGVDWEAELVVVVGSTVRAADRRAAAGAIAGFTVGNDVSMRDWQRRTTQWLQGKTWEASSPVGPFLVTLDELGGPAPDLAISCRVDGETMQDARTSDLLFDPVDVVAYASTVTTLRPGDLIFTGTPDGVGGARQPPVFLEDGQVVTTRIEGVGEMVNRFVAEKPAAG